A window of the Salvelinus alpinus chromosome 3, SLU_Salpinus.1, whole genome shotgun sequence genome harbors these coding sequences:
- the LOC139569987 gene encoding uncharacterized protein isoform X2 produces MNGPKRTWQQVKIKYKNILQNAVKKNTHRQGTGGGSPKADLTPAEDMALELNKGRPVLEGIPGGKETSIGSSQDATRFIQVSGSTVFLLEPPAQAPDDADPGEGPSAAATAHDGDDDEEETISLDSRRHEDPDAIQWENQPGNISSQAIRKLYGNHLRRQIELADIDIQYKKKKMENLALESEIKKRTIRKLDLEIKKLEGAPRR; encoded by the exons atgaacgggccaaaacggacatggcagcaggtcaaaatcaaatacaagaacattctgcagaatg cagtgaaaaagaatacccacagacaaggcacgggtggtgggtcaccaaaggctgaccttaccccagcagaggacatggccttggagctaaataaaggcaggcccgtcttagaggggatccctggggggaaagagacgagcataggttcctcccaagatgccacccgcttcattcaag tgtctggcagcactgtgttcctgttagagccaccagcacaagcaccagacgatgctgatcca ggtgaaggccccagtgcagcagcaacagcacatgatggagacgatgatgaggaggagaccatctctctggattccagaaggcatgag gacccagatgctatacagtgggaaaaccagcctggcaacata agctcacaagctatcagaaagttgtatggcaaccacctccggcgccaaatagaactggcagacatagacattcagtacaagaagaaaaagatggaaaatcttgcactggagtccgaaataaaaaagaggacaattaggaaactggaccttgaaataaaaaaacttgagggag ctccaagaagatga
- the LOC139569988 gene encoding oocyte zinc finger protein XlCOF6-like isoform X2, giving the protein MSSKNIFQTELSHIMGLYVETTVREMGRLLDECAAVLENEENSLLKREMERVNTTNTIHFASFMEVLSEGLMEKMSLLMMVDETEVRAVEKTGEGGESCGEDGRFSRELATQKVAVKDEVSSSESDNQDEDLDLAPLSSPSSDEECLIEVDPSQHADPSASDPDKQGPARDDVQCGDSAAHQGPLTCFHCGKCFKKKGFLTRHIQSHTEPYSCSPCGKGFDLAKQLEEHSVKQRIENTFSCNDCSAVFHRKCTLQSHLKGHLTEETVTCTVCERKFLGKKRLKWHKCNGRKILICSSCPEILKTREGLSYHEETHSGERKYSCETCSKMFLTTVSLKTHMMSHKEKDHSCTVCSQRFSLAPALRKHMLVTHPGEMPEKHCICSVCGRCFAKRNHLYKHMRTHKEERPFSCDVCGKKFNSSGNLSRHKRTHTGQKLYCCDLCDKSFTQSGTLKTHKLNTHTEGEEKPSFKCEICGDVCSSRYTLKNHMVTHTGKKPFHCSVCGKGFFSNHLLKVHGHIHTGEKPFECDQCGKRFSQKSHLKYHERVHTGVKAFVCDVCGKAYANRQNLKLHKCSASAKL; this is encoded by the exons ATGTCGAGCAAAAATATATTTCAGACAGAGTTATCCCACATTATGGGGTTATACGTTGAAACAACGGTTAGGGAGATGGGGAGACTCCTCGACGAGTGTGCTGCTGTTTTGGAGAATGAAGAGAATAGTTTACTGAAGAGAGAAATGGAGCGTGTGAACACAACCAACACG ATACATTTTGCGTCATTCATGGAAGTGTTGAGTGAAGGCTTGATGGAGAAAATGTCACTGCTGATGATGGTGGACGAAACGGAGGTAAGAGCTGTGGAGAAGACTGGTGAAGGAGGTGAGAGCTGTGGAGAAGATGGGCGCTTCAGTCGTGAACTAGCAACACAAAAAGTAGCAGTAAAGG ATGAGGTGTCTTCTTCTGAGTCTGACAATCAGGACGAGGACCTTGACCTTGCCCCCCTGTCCTCACCTTCATCGGACGAGGAATGCCTAATTGAGGTTGATCCCAGTCAGCATGCTGACCCATCTGCATCAGACCCAGATAAACAAGGCCCAGCTAGGGATGATGTCCAATGTGGGGATTCTGCCGCACACCAAGGACCCCTCACCTGTTTCCATTGTGGAAAATGTTTCAAGAAGAAAGGGTTTCTGACGAGACACATTCAGTCCCATACAGAACCCTACAGCTGTTCTCCATGTGGGAAAGGTTTTGATCTGGCCAAGCAGCTTGAGGAACATTCCGTTAAACAACGCATAGAGAACACCTTCAGTTGTAACGACTGCAGTGCCGTGTTTCACCGTAAATGTACTTTGCAGTCCCACTTGAAGGGTCACCTAACGGAGGAAACGGTCACATGTACAGTTTGTGAAAGAAAGTTCCTAGGGAAAAAAAGACTGAAGTGGCACAAGTGCAATGGACGGAAAATATTAATCTGCTCATCCTGCCCAGAGATCTTAAAGACCAGAGAAGGGTTGTCTTATCATGAGGAGACACATTCAGGGGAGAGGAAATATAGCTGTGAAACATGCAGCAAAATGTTCTTAACCACTGTATCCTTAAAAACCCATATGATGTCTCATAAAGAGAAGGATCACAGTTGTACTGTATGTAGCCAACGTTTCAGCCTTGCACCTGCTCTCAGAAAGCATATGTTGGTCACCCATCCTGGAGAAATGCCTGAAAAACATTGCATCTGCAGTGTGTGTGGTAGATGTTTCGCCAAAAGGAACCATCTGTATAAACATATGAGGACACACAAGGAAGAGAGACCGTTTTCTTGCGACGTTTGTGGCAAGAAGTTTAATTCTTCCGGTAATCTCAGCAGACACAAGAGAACTCACACAGGCCAGAAATTGTATTGCTGTGACCTTTGTGATAAAAGCTTCACCCAGTCCGGAACCCTGAAGACGCATAAACTAAACACGCACACCGAAGGTGAAGAAAAGCCTTCTTTCAAGTGTGAGATTTGCGGGGATGTTTGTTCAAGTCGTTATACTCTAAAGAATCATATGGTCACTCACACAGGGAAGAAACCATTTCATTGTAGCGTTTGTGGGAAAGGTTTCTTTAGCAATCATCTTCTTAAAGTTCACGGTCAcattcacacaggggagaaaccatttgagtgtgatcaatgtgggaagaggttCAGCCAGAAAAGCCATCTGAAATATCACGAGCGTGTGCACACCGGTGTCAAAGCATTCGTGTGCGACGTCTGTGGGAAGGCCTATGCTAATAGACAGAATCTGAAGCTCCACAAGTGCAGCGCTTCTGCAAAATTGTAG
- the LOC139569988 gene encoding oocyte zinc finger protein XlCOF6-like isoform X1 encodes MSSKNIFQTELSHIMGLYVETTVREMGRLLDECAAVLENEENSLLKREMERVNTTNTIHFASFMEVLSEGLMEKMSLLMMVDETEVRAVEKTGEGGESCGEDGRFSRELATQKVAVKATTKMTLSVTDEVSSSESDNQDEDLDLAPLSSPSSDEECLIEVDPSQHADPSASDPDKQGPARDDVQCGDSAAHQGPLTCFHCGKCFKKKGFLTRHIQSHTEPYSCSPCGKGFDLAKQLEEHSVKQRIENTFSCNDCSAVFHRKCTLQSHLKGHLTEETVTCTVCERKFLGKKRLKWHKCNGRKILICSSCPEILKTREGLSYHEETHSGERKYSCETCSKMFLTTVSLKTHMMSHKEKDHSCTVCSQRFSLAPALRKHMLVTHPGEMPEKHCICSVCGRCFAKRNHLYKHMRTHKEERPFSCDVCGKKFNSSGNLSRHKRTHTGQKLYCCDLCDKSFTQSGTLKTHKLNTHTEGEEKPSFKCEICGDVCSSRYTLKNHMVTHTGKKPFHCSVCGKGFFSNHLLKVHGHIHTGEKPFECDQCGKRFSQKSHLKYHERVHTGVKAFVCDVCGKAYANRQNLKLHKCSASAKL; translated from the exons ATGTCGAGCAAAAATATATTTCAGACAGAGTTATCCCACATTATGGGGTTATACGTTGAAACAACGGTTAGGGAGATGGGGAGACTCCTCGACGAGTGTGCTGCTGTTTTGGAGAATGAAGAGAATAGTTTACTGAAGAGAGAAATGGAGCGTGTGAACACAACCAACACG ATACATTTTGCGTCATTCATGGAAGTGTTGAGTGAAGGCTTGATGGAGAAAATGTCACTGCTGATGATGGTGGACGAAACGGAGGTAAGAGCTGTGGAGAAGACTGGTGAAGGAGGTGAGAGCTGTGGAGAAGATGGGCGCTTCAGTCGTGAACTAGCAACACAAAAAGTAGCAGTAAAGG CAACAACCAAGATGACCCTCTCTGTTACAGATGAGGTGTCTTCTTCTGAGTCTGACAATCAGGACGAGGACCTTGACCTTGCCCCCCTGTCCTCACCTTCATCGGACGAGGAATGCCTAATTGAGGTTGATCCCAGTCAGCATGCTGACCCATCTGCATCAGACCCAGATAAACAAGGCCCAGCTAGGGATGATGTCCAATGTGGGGATTCTGCCGCACACCAAGGACCCCTCACCTGTTTCCATTGTGGAAAATGTTTCAAGAAGAAAGGGTTTCTGACGAGACACATTCAGTCCCATACAGAACCCTACAGCTGTTCTCCATGTGGGAAAGGTTTTGATCTGGCCAAGCAGCTTGAGGAACATTCCGTTAAACAACGCATAGAGAACACCTTCAGTTGTAACGACTGCAGTGCCGTGTTTCACCGTAAATGTACTTTGCAGTCCCACTTGAAGGGTCACCTAACGGAGGAAACGGTCACATGTACAGTTTGTGAAAGAAAGTTCCTAGGGAAAAAAAGACTGAAGTGGCACAAGTGCAATGGACGGAAAATATTAATCTGCTCATCCTGCCCAGAGATCTTAAAGACCAGAGAAGGGTTGTCTTATCATGAGGAGACACATTCAGGGGAGAGGAAATATAGCTGTGAAACATGCAGCAAAATGTTCTTAACCACTGTATCCTTAAAAACCCATATGATGTCTCATAAAGAGAAGGATCACAGTTGTACTGTATGTAGCCAACGTTTCAGCCTTGCACCTGCTCTCAGAAAGCATATGTTGGTCACCCATCCTGGAGAAATGCCTGAAAAACATTGCATCTGCAGTGTGTGTGGTAGATGTTTCGCCAAAAGGAACCATCTGTATAAACATATGAGGACACACAAGGAAGAGAGACCGTTTTCTTGCGACGTTTGTGGCAAGAAGTTTAATTCTTCCGGTAATCTCAGCAGACACAAGAGAACTCACACAGGCCAGAAATTGTATTGCTGTGACCTTTGTGATAAAAGCTTCACCCAGTCCGGAACCCTGAAGACGCATAAACTAAACACGCACACCGAAGGTGAAGAAAAGCCTTCTTTCAAGTGTGAGATTTGCGGGGATGTTTGTTCAAGTCGTTATACTCTAAAGAATCATATGGTCACTCACACAGGGAAGAAACCATTTCATTGTAGCGTTTGTGGGAAAGGTTTCTTTAGCAATCATCTTCTTAAAGTTCACGGTCAcattcacacaggggagaaaccatttgagtgtgatcaatgtgggaagaggttCAGCCAGAAAAGCCATCTGAAATATCACGAGCGTGTGCACACCGGTGTCAAAGCATTCGTGTGCGACGTCTGTGGGAAGGCCTATGCTAATAGACAGAATCTGAAGCTCCACAAGTGCAGCGCTTCTGCAAAATTGTAG
- the LOC139569987 gene encoding uncharacterized protein isoform X1, whose amino-acid sequence MNGPKRTWQQVKIKYKNILQNAVKKNTHRQGTGGGSPKADLTPAEDMALELNKGRPVLEGIPGGKETSIGSSQDATRFIQVSGSTVFLLEPPAQAPDDADPGEGPSAAATAHDGDDDEEETISLDSRRHEDPDAIQWENQPGNISSQAIRKLYGNHLRRQIELADIDIQYKKKKMENLALESEIKKRTIRKLDLEIKKLEGGEICLQCTLYANCNTNVLIIIFLSSPSSKKMTQLKIKISNQYNQVIVIRHRPLLPTPPAPGVATSLYEGPKLCVPFCSDNGMPIRARCGG is encoded by the exons atgaacgggccaaaacggacatggcagcaggtcaaaatcaaatacaagaacattctgcagaatg cagtgaaaaagaatacccacagacaaggcacgggtggtgggtcaccaaaggctgaccttaccccagcagaggacatggccttggagctaaataaaggcaggcccgtcttagaggggatccctggggggaaagagacgagcataggttcctcccaagatgccacccgcttcattcaag tgtctggcagcactgtgttcctgttagagccaccagcacaagcaccagacgatgctgatcca ggtgaaggccccagtgcagcagcaacagcacatgatggagacgatgatgaggaggagaccatctctctggattccagaaggcatgag gacccagatgctatacagtgggaaaaccagcctggcaacata agctcacaagctatcagaaagttgtatggcaaccacctccggcgccaaatagaactggcagacatagacattcagtacaagaagaaaaagatggaaaatcttgcactggagtccgaaataaaaaagaggacaattaggaaactggaccttgaaataaaaaaacttgagggaggtgagatatgccttcaatgtacactgtatgctaactgtaacacaaatgtattaatcattatttttctttcctcccccagctccaagaagatgacacagctcaaaataaaaattag caatcagtacaaccaagtcatcgttataaggcatcgccctcttttgcccacccccccagcaccaggtgtggccactagcctatatgaaggcccaaaattgtgtgttcctttctgctctgacaatggcatgcccattcgtgcgagatgtggtggatga